The Opitutus sp. ER46 DNA window CCGAACTTGAAATGGCGCGGGCCGCCGCAGGGCTGGGTGGCCACGAACGGCGGCTGGGCGGGCGTGAGCCGGGCGTTGGCGGCGTCGAGCGCGTAGGTGAAGACCTTGTCGAGCCCGAGGTCGCAAACCATGACGAAGCGGTTGTCGGGGGAGATCGTCACCGAGTGGACGTGCGGCTTTTCCTGACGCTGCGGGTTGGGCCCGGTGCCGGCGTGGCGGATGATCTGGGGCGCGCCGAGCGTGCCGTCGGCGTGTATCGGCAAAGCGGCGACATAGCCGTCGCCGTAGTTGGCGGCGACGAGGGTCTTCTGAGTGGCGTCGATGGCGAGATGGCACGGGGCGCCGGCGGGTTCCTGAGCGCTGGCCGGGAGGGGCAGGGGCGTGAGGGCGCCGGTGGAAGGATCGATCGCGTACCCGGCGACGAGGGCCCTGGAGCCGTGGACGGCATAGAGGAACTTGCGGTCGGGCGACACGGTGACCCACGTCGGGCTGTCGATCTCGGCGACCAGCTGCGGCGCGCTCAACGCGCCGGTGGCGTCGTCCAGCCGGGCGGCGTAAATGCCGCGGCTGGTGCTGCGGGTGTAGGTGCCAAAGTAAATGAGATGCGAGGAATCCATAGCGGGCGCGGTACCGTGGAGGAAAAAGGCGCTGAGGCAAAGCGCGATGCGTGTCGCGAGACGGCGAAGTCGGGGGGAGCTCACGCGTCGGAAGATGTTCGTCGCGGCCCACATGGCGATGCCGTTTCTGCGCTGCGGCGGGCAGGACTGGGCCGCGCTTTCGGCGCCGGCGGGAGGGAATAATCGCCGGCGGGAAAGCGTGGGGTGGCGACGTGCCAGCTGATGGCGGATCCGCTGCTCGCTCGCCTTGTGGAGCGGCCACCGGCAAGATTCGCGGTAGGTGTGCCAAACGCTGCGCAGCCCCTTGCTGCCCAGTGTGGCACGCTTTCATTTCTTCCAACATGACCAAGGGTTTTCCTATTCTCACGCCGGAACAGGCCGCCGCACTGGTGAAGCACAACGAAACCGTTGGCTTCGGTGGTTTTACCGCTGCCGGTGCGTGCAAAGTAATCCCGCTCGCTCTCGCTGAGCGCGCCAAGGCCGAACATGCCGCCGGACGCCCCTTCAAGCTGGGCGTCCTGACTGGCGCCTCGACCGGCAAGTCGTTGGACGGCGCCCTCGCGGCCGCCGAGGCGATTGCCTGGCGCACGCCGTATCAATCCGACCCGACGCTCCGCAAGGCGATCAACGAGGGGAAGACCAAGTTCTTCGACCTGCACCTTTCCGCGGTGCAGCCGACCGTCCGCTCGGGCGTGCTCGGCAAGGTCAACTGGGCCATCGTCGAGGCGTCCCGCGTGACGCCCGAGGGTGAGATCACGCTCTCGACCTCGGTCGGCTGCTCCAACACCTACGTCCGCATGGCGGATCACGTGCTGATCGAGCTCAACGCCTATCATCCCGCCGAGCTCACCGGCTTCCACGATCTGTACGAGCCGGCCGATCCGCCGCATCGCCGCGAGATTCCGATCTACGCCCCGACCGATCGCGTCGGCTCGACCGTCATCAAGGTCGACCCGAAGAAGATCGCGGGCATCGTGCACACCAACAAGCCCGACGAGTCCGGCGGCTTCGACGCCCCCGATCCGGTGACCACCAAGATCGGTGAGAACGTCGCCAAGTTCCTCGTCGACGAGCTGCGTGTCGGCCGCATCCCGGCCTCGTTCCTTCCGCTGCAGTCCGGCGTGGGCAATATTGCCAACGCCGTGATCGGCGCGCTCGGCTCCAGTGCCGGCATCCCGCCGTTCATGATGTACACCGAGGTCATCCAGGACTCGGTCATCGACCTGATCGAGAAGGGCAAGTGCACCTTCGCCAGCGGCTGCTCGCTCACCGTCAGCCCGGCCAAGCTCCAGCAGATCTACAAGAACCTGGAGTACTATCGTTCGCGCATCGTGCTGCGCCCGCAGGAAATCTCGAACAGCCCCGAGCTGGTCCGCCGCCTCGGCCTGATCACGATCAACACCGCGATCGAGGTCGACCTGTTCGGCAACGTGAATTCGACGCACGTCATGGGCAAGGACCTCATGAACGGCATCGGCGGCTCGGGTGACTTCACCCGCAACGCGCACATTTCGATCTACACCTGCCCGTCGGTCGCCAAGAAGGGCGCGATCAGCACGATCGTGCCGTTCGTCACGCACCTCGATCACAGCGAGCACTCGGTGCAGGTTGTCGTGACTGAGCACGGCATCGCCGATCTCCGCGGCAAGGCGCCGCACGAGCGCGCGATGGCGATGATCGAGAACTGCGTCCACCCGGAGTACCGCCAGCTGATGAAGGATTACCTGACGATCTCCAACAAGGGCCACGTGCCGCAGACCCTGCAGAACGCCTTCGGCATGCACCAGGCGTTCCTCCAGACCGGCGACATGCGGAACACGAAGTGGCTGAGCTAAGCTGAGTCGCGTTCCCGTTTGGTTTTCGGCCGCGTGCGCCCCCCGGGCGCCGCGGCCTTTTTCGTGCCTGACTCCGGCCCCCGGCGGGGACTGGTCAGCTCAGGCTCGGCGTGAAGGGCGGCGTGCTCACCGAGCGCGGCGGCTGCCCGTCGATCAGGGCCGGCTGGTCCAGCGGCAGCTCGACGACGATCGTCGTGCCGATGCCCACCTCGCTCTTCACCGAGATGGTGCCGCGGTGCAGGGCGACGATCTTGTCGCTGATCGTCAGCCCGAGCCCAAACCCGCGCTTGTCGTCGCCGAACTGCTTCGTCGTGAAGTAGGGCTCAAAGATGTGCTGGCTGTGCTCCGGTGAGATGCCGGCGCCCTGGTCGCTGACGGTCAGCCGGATGGTGCCGCCGGCGCCGGGGCTGGCGGTGAGGTTGACCGCGGAACCCGGCACGGAGGCGTCCACCGCGTTGTTCGTCAGGTTCGCCAGCATGCGCTGGATGAGCACGACGTCGGCGGAGAACTCGTCGACGCCGTGGATGTCGGTGGTGATCGAAACGTTGCGGCGCGCTGCGCGGGAATGGGTGATCTCGACCACGAGCGCAAAGATCCGCTGCACGCGCACGCGCTGGAAATTGGGCGTGAGCCGGCGGGCGAAGAGCAGCGCCTCGTTGACGTAGTCGGTGATGATCGCGACCGAGCGCCGGGCGGCGGTGTGGACTTCCTCCTCGGCGGACCCGGGCGCGTAGCGGCCGGTGGTGTGGACGAGGAACGCAGAAATGGGCGTGATGAGGTTCTTCAGGTCGTGCGCCAGCCCGCGCGACATCATCGCGAGGTGGTCGACCTTGGTCTTGAGTCCCTCCTCGGCGATGAGCCGCGAGCGCACGAGGATGTTGTCGATGGTGGTCGCGATCTCGCGGACGCGCTCGACCTCGGGGTAGGTGAAGGGCCAGCGGTTGCGCTTCGCGCCCAGGACGATGGCGAGCGACGATTTGGGGCTGCCGGCGGGGACGGCGATGGCGAGGCTCAGCTGGTAGCGGCGGAAGAACTCCAGGAGTTCGCTTGTGCCCGCGGCGCCGGGCCCGCGGTCGAGCCCCTCGGGCGTGGCCCACACCATTTGGTGGAGGAGCATCAGGGCCGGGCTGTCGTGGCGCAGCTCCATGGCGTCGCCCGCGAGTGCGTCGCCCCGGTCAATCAGGAGCGTGGCGGAAGAGGCATCGAGCCGCAGTTCGAGTAACTTTTCGAGCTGGCGCACCAAGAGGGTGGTGTCGGGCTCCGTCCGGGCGAGTGAGGTGACCTCGTTGCGAATCGCCTCGAGGCGGTGGATGCCGCGCAGGTCGAGCCAGCGCCGCGTCTTCCGGTCGGCCCAGAGCACGACGGAGCTGCACACGACGATGCTGAGCAGGAGGTGCGCGGGCGGCGGCACGAAGGCATCGAGGATCGAGGTGCCAACCCAGGTGCCGACTGCGAGGAGGCACACCATGCAGACGCGCTGGCCGAGCGACACAAAGATCTGCCGCAGGTCGTACACGCGGTGAAACGTGAGGGCCCAGGCGCTCAGGATGTACGACGTCAGGATGAACGCGAAACTGACGTATTTCAGACCGGGGATGCGCACCAGGTTGCCGAGGCCGCTCACGAGCAGCATCAGCGGGAACGTGATCGCCGTGTTGAGCACGAGGAACTGCATCTCCACGCGGCGCACTCCGCGTTCGCGCTGCATCAGCCGGTAGATGTGCACGACCAGCAGCCACTCAAGGAGGAGATACAGGCCGTAGTAGAACGTGTAGGCGGGACCCCGCATCGGCCGCAGCGGGCTCGAACCCGCGGGCAGGTAGGCGTCGGTGAAACAGACGAGGCCGCTGGCGCATCCCAGCAGGAGGAACGGCATGGCTTGGCGGAAGGCCTGCCGGCGCGGCGTCGCGCGCACCGCTTCGCTCAGGAGGAAGACCATCCAGGGTACGAAGCCGGACGCGGCGCCGTTGATCTGGATCCAAACCAGTGGATTTGCGGACGGGTCGTAGGCGAACCGCGCGCCGACCAGCATCGCCTCGCCCACGCTCCACAGCCAGACGGTCACCACCAGCGTGACCAGGAAGTACATCTGGTTGGCGAACCGACTCGGGTTGGTTCCGAGCACCGCGAAACCGACGCCGAGGCAGAAGGTCGCGATGACGAAGATGGTGATGATCATGCCAGGAGGCGCCGGTACGTGACGAGATAACGCCGGTGCTGCGTACTCGTCGAGAATTCCGTCGGCCTCACGCCGTCCAATCCATAGCAAACGCGCAGGCGGTCGCCTCGCAGTTGATACACGCAGGGGATCGTGCAGCCCGCGTTCGGGCCGACATGGCCGTGCAGCGTCAGGGCGGCGGACTCGGCCGCGCCTTCCAGCTCAAACGCGCCGCGATCCACGACCTGGCCGCCGAAGATGGCCTGGTAGCGGCCGGCCAGAAACTCGATCGTGCTCTGCCGGGCGACCAGTTCCGGAGCGGCCTCGCCGGCCAGTTCGCCGCGCAGCATCTGCCACCGGCCTTCGATGGAGACGGACTCGGTCATGGGAGCCGGCGACGCGGGGTGGTGGCGCTCAGCGCTTCACCACGAACGGCGCGAAGAAGGCGGCCTGCGTGGGCGGGAAGCGGCCGCGCAGGTGCACCCCGTCGTCCTGCTGTTCCTCGGCCTGCACGTGCCCCACCTCGTGGAGCCGGGCGATGACGTCGTAGCGCGCATGGGGCACGACCAGTTCGGTCGACGTGTTGGCCTCGGCGATCAGTTCGAGACAGCGCTCCTCGAGCGCATCGAGGCCCTCGCGCGTGCGGGCGCTGACGAACAAGGCGTCGGGCACGAGCGCCCGCGCACGCTGCAGCATGGCCGGGGTGGCCGCGTCGATCTTGTTGAAAACCGTCAGAGTGGTCTTCTCCGCTGCGCCGAGTTCCTGGAGGACGGAGAGGGTCGTGGCGTGGTGCTGTTCGACGTTGGGGTTGGTCACGTCGAGCACGTGGACGAGGAAGTCGGCGACGATGACCTCCTCGAGCGTGGCCTTGAAGGCCTCGACGAGGTCGTGCGGCAGCCGGCGGATGAAGCCGACGGTATCCGTCACGAGCACCTTCTGGTTCCCGCGCAGGACGAGCTGGCGCGTGGTGGGGTCGAGGGTGGCGAAGAGCTTGTCGGCGGCGAGCACCTGTGCGCCCGTGAGGGTGTTGAGGAGCGTCGACTTGCCGGCGTTCGTGTAGCCGACGATCGAGCAGGTCGGCACGGGGATGCGCTGGCGTTTCCGGCGCTGGACGTCGCGCTGCTGGACGACATTCACGAGCTCGCGCTTCAAGTGTGCGATGCGGTCGCGCACGATGCGGCGGTCCTGCTCGAGCTGGGTTTCGCCTTCGCCGCCGAGGGCGCCCTTGCCGCGTTGCCGGGACAGGTGCGTCCAGGCGCGGGTCAGGCGGGGCAGGGAGTACTCCATGCGGGCGAGCGCGACCTGGAGGATGGCTTCGCGGGTCTGCGCGCGGTCGGCGAAGATCTCGAGGATAACCTCCTGGCGGTCGATGACGGCGAGGCCTGATTGCTCCTCCCAGTTGCGCTGCTGGGCCGGGGAGAGGGCCTTGTCGAAGATGATGACGTCGACCTCGTCGGCCTTGGCCAGCTCGATGATCTCGGCAGCCTTGCCGGACCCGAGCAGCATTGCCGGGTTGGCGTGCCGCAGCCGGACGAGAGTGGTCCGGGCGACGGTGATCCGGAGGTTTTCGACGAGCTCCTTGAGCTCGCCGAGCAGTTCGGCTCCTTCATCCGCCGCCATGTCGTCAGTTTGCACGCCGACCAGGAAGGCGCGCTGGAGGTTGGCGGGTTTGTCGGTAAGGAAGTCTGCCATGAAGGAGTCGGTTACCCAAGCGGGTCGGCTGGCCGAGTCAAACTAGCACCCGCCGGTGCGGAACGCAGCCTGGGGGAGGGGGCAACCCTTTGGAAAGCAGGTCCATAGCGGGCTTGTTTTCTTGGGGGATTCACCCTAGATTCCACGCCGGCCGGAGTGCGTTTAGGCTCGACTTTTCCGAGGAACCTCATTGGCTCCCAAACTTTTCCGCGAGCGGGCAACCGCCTGCCGCTCCGCCAATAACACATGACGAACAAACGAAATATTCCGTCGCGCCGCTTCATCAAGCCCTCCTTCAACTTTCTGATCGAAAAGAAGCGGGATGGCGGCGAGTTCACCCAGGAAGAAATTCGCTACATTATCGACAGCACGCTGGATGGCGAGATGCCGCAGCACCAGCTGGCGGCGCTGGCCATGGCGATCTACTTCTCCGGCATGTCCGCCCAGGAGACGGCGGACCTGACAGAGGAGATGATGCTCTCCGGTGAGGTCATCGACCTTTCACACATCGCCAAGCCGAAGATCGACAAGTACTCGACGGGCGGCGTGGGCGACAAGACGTCGCTCGTGCTGGTCCCCCTCGCGATGGCGAGCGGCGTGGTGGTTCCGATGATGTGCGGCGTCGAGCACGAATACCTGATCAGCACGCTCGACAAGCTGGCGGCCGTCCCCGGCTTCAAGGGCGCCCTCAGCAACGACCAGTTCTCCTCCCAGCTCGCGCGCATCGGCGGTGCGATCATCGCCCAGACCGAGGATCTCGCGCCGGCGGACGCCAAGCTTTACGAACTCCGCAAGGAGACCGGTACCATCCCGAGCCTGCCGCTGATCACGGGCAGCGTCCTTTCCAAGAAGCTCGCCGAGGGTTCCGAGGGCCTCGTGATCGACGTCAAGTGGGGCAACGGGTCCTTCATCAAGGACCTCGAACAGGCGAAGCAGCTTGCCCGCTCGATGACCCGCGTCGGCCGCTCGATGAAGCGCCGTTGCGTCGCCCTCGTGACCGACATGAACCAACCGCTTGGCGATACCGTCGGCACGGCGCTCGAGGTCAAGGAGGCGATCCAGCTCCTCAAGGGCGAAGGTCCTGAGGACATGAAGGAACTCGTCCTGAAGCTCGGCATGGAAATCGTCCGCCTCGCCGGCGTGGCGGGTTCGACGCTCTCGGCCAAGCAGACCGTCCAGCGCCACCTCACCGACGGCTCCGCCCTCGACAAGTTCAAGGAGCTGGTGAAGGCGCAGGGTGGTGACACCAGCTTCATCGATCATCCGGAGAAGTTCCCGCAGGCCCGCCACATTCGGAAGCTCCCGGCGCCGAAGCGCGGCTACGTGCATACCATCAGCGCGGCGATGATCGCCCGCGGCGTGCACCTGCTGGGCGCCGGCATCGAGCCGTCGACCGCTCCCGTGGGCAACCACGCCGGCCACGCCAACCACAATCACGCGAAGGTCGACTACTCGGTCGGCGTCTCGGAGATCAAGAAGGTCGGCACGCAGGTGAAGCAGGGCGAGCCGCTGATGATGATCCACTACAACGACGAGGCGAAGCTCGAGCAGGCCCTGGAGTACTTCAAGAACGCCTACCGGCTGGCGCCGAAGCGGCCTACGCCGCCGCCGCTCGTCGTCGAGCGCGTCGCCTGAGGTCATCCTCGATCTCTCTCTTCCGCCGACCGGCTCACCACCGGTCGGCTTTTTGTTGCCGCCCGCATGCGCTCGCACCATCCCGGGGGCGGCCAGCCGAGGCTTGCCGCAGTCGCGCGACTGCGCCCAATTGGGCCAATGCCAGAACCGCTGCCCATGGACAAAGCTCCGAAGACGCCTCCGCCGCCGATCGATCGGTCCGGGTGGACCCGTCCCTGGGCGCAGCTGAAGTACTTCACGTTCCAGCCCGCGATCTTCCCGCGGCTCCTCGGCCAGGTTTCGCCCGATGCCCGACCCGGCGACTGGGTTTCGGTGTACGACAAGAGCGGCGAGCGCATGGGCGCCGGGCTGTTCAACCCCCGGGCGAAGATTCCGCTCCGGGTCGTCGCACACGGCGGCGAGCCGATCGGCGAGGACTATTTCGAACTCGCGATCCGCCGTGCGGTGGAGCTGCGCCGCACCTTGTTCAAGCTCGACGAGGTCACTGACGCCTACCGCCTGATCAACTCGGACGGCGACGGCCTCAGCGGCCTGACGATCGACCGATACGCCGACACGCTGCTGTGCGAGGTGTACTCGCTGGGCATCGCGCAGCGGTTGCCGAAATGGCTCCCGCTGCTGCACGAACTGGCCGGGACGAAGTTCGCCCGCGTGCAGGTCGATCACGACCTCGGCAGTCTCGAGGGCATCAAGCCGTCGACGTTCAATGAGACCAATGCCGCGGCGCCGCGCACGGTGAAGATCCGCGAGCACGGGGTCCGCTACGAGGTGGACTTCGCCGAGGGACACAAGACCGGCTTCTTCTGCGACCAGCGCGAAAACCGGCGCAACGTGGCGCGGTTCACCCGCGATGCGCGCGTGCTCGACCTGTGCTGCTACACCGGCGGGTTTTCCCTCTGCGCCAAGGTTCTCGGCGGCGCGGCCGACGTGACCAGCGTTGACCTCGACGAGGCCGCGATCGCGCAGGCACGGCGCAATGCGAACCTTAACCAGGCACGGCTGAAGTTCGTGCATGCCGATGCCTTTGCCTACGCGCGCCAGATGCAGAGCAACGGGGAGAAGTGGGACGTCGTTGTCCTGGATCCGCCGAAGTTCATCTTTACGCGCGATGCCGCCGGCAACTGGGAGGGACGCCAGAAGTACGAGGATCTCAACCTGCTCGCGATCTCGTTGGTGAAGCCCGGTGGCGTGTTTATCACCTGCTCCTGCTCGGGCCTCCTGAGCCTCGAGGACTTTGAGCAGCACGTGATCAAGGCGGCGCATCGCCAGAACCGGCGCCTGCAGTTCTTCGATCGGACCGGCCCTGGGACGGATCACCCGGTGTATTCGAACTGCCTGGAGAGCCGGTACCTAAAGGTGCTCTGGTCCCGGGTGGTCTAGCGTCGCTGGAACCAGCTGGGAAAGCCGGTTCGCGGTTCCTGCCGCGGCCGCGGTAATAACCTGTCCACTCCGGGCTGGTACGTAGGGGATTGCGGCGAAGTTCGACATTGCGGCGACTCGACGTGGCTCCGCAAATCGTGTCCTGACCATGCTTCTTCCGTCTGCTCCCATCTTCCGCGTTTGCTGCCTGATGGGGATTCTCACTGGCGTCGTGGTGGCTGCGGGCGACCCCAAGCCGACGCCGCTCGGCATCACCCGCGAGCAGGTTATCGCGGTCCGGGGTGAGCCCAAGAGCCACATCGTGGCGGGCGATCGCGAGGTGCTCCTGTTTCCCGACGAGAGGGTGATTCTCCGCAACCAACGGGTCGTCGAGGTCGAGCCGGTTTACGCGGCCGCTGCCGCCACGCCGACGCCCGCAGCCGTAGCGCACGCGGAGGAATCCACTGCCGCTTCCGCCAACGTGTCCGACCCGGCCCAGACGGCGACGGTCGCCGAGGCCAACCCGACTTCGACTTCAGGCGTGCGCCGTGACGCGCCCGCGGTGCCACTGCCGCCCGAGGTGCAAATCAAGTCCGTTCGCCCGCCGACGCGGCACGCGGTTGCGCCGACGGACACCGCGCGTCCCGCGCCGGCAACGGCCACGCCAGCCGACAAGATCTCTGCGCCAACGAATCAGGCATCGGCGCCCGCCGTGGCTGCTACGGGCGCGACGGCGGCTCCCTTCGCTGCGCCGGCTAGCGCCGAAGCGACGCCGCCCGCGGCGACACCGCCCGTCGACGCTCCCGCCGCAACGGAAGCCTCTGCTCCGACGACGGCCGCGTCTGTCCCGGCCGATCCGGCCGCGGGCCGCACCGCGGCTGCCCCGACGGTCGCGCCCGCGGCAACGATTACCGCGCCGGCCACGCCCGCGGCGCATCCGGCGCCCGTGGCTGCCAACTCAGTGTCGACGGCGACGACAGCGGCGACTGCGGCGCCTACGCCGGCACGAGACTCTTCGTCGTGGCTGATCAGGACCGGCATCGTCGCGGCAATCGTCGGCTTCTTCGCCTACCTGTTTTGGGCGCGGCGCCAGCGGCAGTTGCTTCTCGCGGCGTCGGCGGTTTCGCGTTCCCCGTTTCCGATGGAGCCGGCTCCGGCGCGACCGGCGAGCCGCTTCTCCTCCGAGCTGCTCGAGCGCTTGGAATGGAAGGCGTTCGAGGAACTGGTTGCCGGCTACTACAACAAGACCGGCGTGGTCGCGACCCGCACGAAGCATGGGCCGCAGTCACCGGTGCACATTCGCATTTCCTGGAAAGGCGAGACTCGCCCCTTCGCCTGCGTCCAATGTGTGTCGCACGAGCCCGCCGCCATCGGTGCCTCGCGGGTCGAGGCGCTCGTCGCGGCCATCGAGTCTGAGGGCATTCGGCGCGGCTATCTCGTGACGACCGGAAGCTTTGCTGTGTCGGCGCGCGACTACGCCGAGGAAAAGCATGTGACGCTGCTCTCCGGCGAGGTGTTGCTTGAGAAACTGAATACGCTGCCCGACGCGGCTCGCGCCGATCTGCTGCAACTCGTCGCGGCGGGGGATGTGGCCACGCCGTCCTGCCCGCGATGCGAGACCAAGATGGTTGCAGCCGCGGTCGAACCTGGCGCGTGGCGCTGCCCGCAGTGCGGCGAGACGCAGCGTTCCTGAGCGACACAAAAAAGCCCGCGGCGTTTGCGGCCGCGGGCGGAAAGGGGAGGAGGGGGCGCTCAGGCGCGGCCGAGGTACGAACCGTCGGTCGTGTTCACGCGAATCACGTCGCCTTCCTTGATGAACAGCGGCACCTGGACAACCAGACCGGTTTCAACCTTGGCGGGCTTCTGGACGTTGCTCGCAGTGTCGCCCTTGATGCCGTCGGCCGACTCGATGACCTTCAGCGAGACCGTGCTCGGGAGGTCCACGGAGAGGGCGCGTTCGTCGACGAACAGCACGTCGACCTTGCCGCCCGGAGCGAGGAAGTTCTTCAGATCGCCGAGCTGCGTGGCCGTCAGCTCGATCTGCTCGAACGAGTTCGGGTCCATGAAGGCAAAGGTGTCGCGGTCGGCGTAGCTGAACTCCAGCGTCTTCTTGTCGGTCGGGAGGACCTCGATCGTATCGGTCGACGCGAAGCGCTGGTCGAGAGCTTTGCCGTAGCGCAGGTTACGCATCTTGATCTGGACGAAGGCCCGCAGATTCCCAGGCGTGCGGTGTTGCGTTTCCATGACGAGGTGAGGCTCGCCATTGAATTTGATGACTTGGCCTTTGCGGATGTCGTTGGCTGCGGGCATGACGTTGAGCGTATTCTGGCTGCGGATTGTTCGGTAGAAAACGAGTAGATTGGGCAGCCCGCTGGAAAGGTGTCAAGCCGCCGGGCGGCCGGGTCCGAAGTAGGGCCATTCCCGGCCGAAAGACTATCTGGTCTGCCATCGGTGCCAATCCGGGGCGCCGGCGCTCAGCTGGTTTCGCCCCGGCGCGCCCAGGGGCGAGTTCATGAGGCTCGCGGACGCTCCCGCCATTTCTTTGCCCGAGAGGCGGCCAAAGGATGCGCTTGCTCTCGACCGGCGGCGTTGCCGAAACTCCGCTGCCCATGAAACAACGAACCCTCGCGCGGGAAGTTTCCATCAAAGGTAGCGCGTTGCACACCGGTGATGCCGTCACCTTGACCATGAAGCCCGCGCCCGTGAATCACGGGATCGTCTTCCGCCGCATGGACCTGCACGGGACTCCCGAAGTGAAGCCCCGGGTCGACTTTGTGACGGACCTTGTCCGCGCCACGACCATCCAGTCCGGCCATGCCAAGGTCCACACCGTCGAGCACGTCCTCAGCGCCCTCCACGGCTGTGGCGTCGACAACGTGATCATTGAGATGGATGCCTCGGAGCCGCCGATCATGGACGGTTCGGCCCAGCCTTTCGTTAACCTCATCCTCCAAGGGGAGCCCATCGAGCAGGACGCCGAGCGGGAGTATTTCGCCCTCGATGTCCCGGTGTCCGTCACGCGCGGCAACCGCTCCATCATTGCCCTGCCGTTCGACGGCCTGAAGATTTCGTGCACGTCCGCCGACGATCGTGGCATCCACACGCAGCATCTTTCGCTCACGCTTGATCCCGAGGTATACAAGACGCAGATCGCGGCGGCGCGTACGTTCACAATCTACGAGGATATCGAGGAACTGCTGAAGCTGGGGAAGATCCGGGGCGGTTCGCTTGACTCGGCGATCGTCATCCGGGGCGACAAGATCCTCTCGAAGGAGCCGCTGCGGTTTAAGGACGAGTTTGTCCGTCACAAGATTCTCGATATCGTCGGCGACGTCTCGCTGCTCGGCATGCCGCTGAAGGCCCACATCGTGGCGACGCGTCCGGGCCATGCGATCAACGCGGAACTCACCAAGCTGCTGCTTGAGAAACTGCAGGAGCGGAAAGCCGGCGTGGCCAAGCGGGCTCCCGGCCCGACCACGGTCCTCGCGACCGAGACGACCCTCGATATCCGCCGCGTGCTGGACACGCTGCCTCACCGGTATCCGTTCCTGATGATCGACCGTGTGGTCGAGTTTCAGGGCCCCGATGCGCTCACGGCGTTGAAGAATGTCACCATCAACGAGCCCTTCTTCCAGGGCCACTATCCGGGCAATCCTGTGCTGCCCGGCGTGCTCCAGATCGAGGCGATGGCGCAAGCCGCTGGCATCCTCATGCTCCGCCGGATCTCCTCGGAGGGGAAGACGGCGCTGTTCATGAGCTGCGATAAGGTGAAGTTCCGCCGCGCCGTCCGCCCCGGCGACCAGCTCACGATCAACGTCAAGATGACCAAGAGTCGCGGCAACAAGATCGGGGTGGCGGAAGGCGAGTGCCTGGTGAACGGCCAGATCGTCTCTTCAGCCGAGCTGATGTTCGCGGTCGTGGACAACGCCGAAGTCGAGTAACCAAACCTGCTTCTCCGGTGCGCACTGGCACTGGCTTCGAGGCAAAACAGGAATTCGCATGACCTCTATTCATCCTACGGCGATCGTTGAGCCGGGGGCGCAGCTCGATTCCGACGTGGAAGTGGGCGCCTTCGCCTACGTCAGCGCCGGAGTGGTGCTCGGAGCGGGTACGCGGCTGCACCATCATTCCAGCGTCGAGGGCAACACGACCCTGGGCGCGGGCTGCGAGGTGTTCCCGTACGCGTGTATTGGCGGCAAGACCCAGGACTTGAAGTACAAGGGCGGCCGCCCCGGTCTGCGCGTGGGCGACCGCAATGTCTTCCGGGAGTACGTCACCGTCCACTGCGCGACGAACGACGGCGAGTTCACCGTCATCGGCAACCAGAACACCTTCCTGGCGAGCTCACACATCGCGCACGACTGCGTGCTCGGGAGCCGGATCGTCATGAGCAATGGCGCGGTCCTCGCGGGACATGTCCAGGTCGAGGATCACGTCGTGATCGGCGGCTACGGCGGCGTGCATCAGTTCTGCCGCATTGGCAGCTTCGCCATGG harbors:
- a CDS encoding lactonase family protein yields the protein MDSSHLIYFGTYTRSTSRGIYAARLDDATGALSAPQLVAEIDSPTWVTVSPDRKFLYAVHGSRALVAGYAIDPSTGALTPLPLPASAQEPAGAPCHLAIDATQKTLVAANYGDGYVAALPIHADGTLGAPQIIRHAGTGPNPQRQEKPHVHSVTISPDNRFVMVCDLGLDKVFTYALDAANARLTPAQPPFVATQPCGGPRHFKFGPDGRHAYVLSEMGSSVEVFDYDPAKGALSPRQIATTLPGGYMAKWGAEVRVHPNGKFLYASNRGHDSIAVFAIDAATGALSLVEIIPTGGKVPRNFALSPNGKWLVCGHQDADTAYVNVFRVDAATGRLTATQHRAAIPMVVCVEFWN
- the hflX gene encoding GTPase HflX → MADFLTDKPANLQRAFLVGVQTDDMAADEGAELLGELKELVENLRITVARTTLVRLRHANPAMLLGSGKAAEIIELAKADEVDVIIFDKALSPAQQRNWEEQSGLAVIDRQEVILEIFADRAQTREAILQVALARMEYSLPRLTRAWTHLSRQRGKGALGGEGETQLEQDRRIVRDRIAHLKRELVNVVQQRDVQRRKRQRIPVPTCSIVGYTNAGKSTLLNTLTGAQVLAADKLFATLDPTTRQLVLRGNQKVLVTDTVGFIRRLPHDLVEAFKATLEEVIVADFLVHVLDVTNPNVEQHHATTLSVLQELGAAEKTTLTVFNKIDAATPAMLQRARALVPDALFVSARTREGLDALEERCLELIAEANTSTELVVPHARYDVIARLHEVGHVQAEEQQDDGVHLRGRFPPTQAAFFAPFVVKR
- a CDS encoding TIGR03067 domain-containing protein, producing MTESVSIEGRWQMLRGELAGEAAPELVARQSTIEFLAGRYQAIFGGQVVDRGAFELEGAAESAALTLHGHVGPNAGCTIPCVYQLRGDRLRVCYGLDGVRPTEFSTSTQHRRYLVTYRRLLA
- a CDS encoding succinate CoA transferase → MTKGFPILTPEQAAALVKHNETVGFGGFTAAGACKVIPLALAERAKAEHAAGRPFKLGVLTGASTGKSLDGALAAAEAIAWRTPYQSDPTLRKAINEGKTKFFDLHLSAVQPTVRSGVLGKVNWAIVEASRVTPEGEITLSTSVGCSNTYVRMADHVLIELNAYHPAELTGFHDLYEPADPPHRREIPIYAPTDRVGSTVIKVDPKKIAGIVHTNKPDESGGFDAPDPVTTKIGENVAKFLVDELRVGRIPASFLPLQSGVGNIANAVIGALGSSAGIPPFMMYTEVIQDSVIDLIEKGKCTFASGCSLTVSPAKLQQIYKNLEYYRSRIVLRPQEISNSPELVRRLGLITINTAIEVDLFGNVNSTHVMGKDLMNGIGGSGDFTRNAHISIYTCPSVAKKGAISTIVPFVTHLDHSEHSVQVVVTEHGIADLRGKAPHERAMAMIENCVHPEYRQLMKDYLTISNKGHVPQTLQNAFGMHQAFLQTGDMRNTKWLS
- a CDS encoding HAMP domain-containing sensor histidine kinase, which encodes MIITIFVIATFCLGVGFAVLGTNPSRFANQMYFLVTLVVTVWLWSVGEAMLVGARFAYDPSANPLVWIQINGAASGFVPWMVFLLSEAVRATPRRQAFRQAMPFLLLGCASGLVCFTDAYLPAGSSPLRPMRGPAYTFYYGLYLLLEWLLVVHIYRLMQRERGVRRVEMQFLVLNTAITFPLMLLVSGLGNLVRIPGLKYVSFAFILTSYILSAWALTFHRVYDLRQIFVSLGQRVCMVCLLAVGTWVGTSILDAFVPPPAHLLLSIVVCSSVVLWADRKTRRWLDLRGIHRLEAIRNEVTSLARTEPDTTLLVRQLEKLLELRLDASSATLLIDRGDALAGDAMELRHDSPALMLLHQMVWATPEGLDRGPGAAGTSELLEFFRRYQLSLAIAVPAGSPKSSLAIVLGAKRNRWPFTYPEVERVREIATTIDNILVRSRLIAEEGLKTKVDHLAMMSRGLAHDLKNLITPISAFLVHTTGRYAPGSAEEEVHTAARRSVAIITDYVNEALLFARRLTPNFQRVRVQRIFALVVEITHSRAARRNVSITTDIHGVDEFSADVVLIQRMLANLTNNAVDASVPGSAVNLTASPGAGGTIRLTVSDQGAGISPEHSQHIFEPYFTTKQFGDDKRGFGLGLTISDKIVALHRGTISVKSEVGIGTTIVVELPLDQPALIDGQPPRSVSTPPFTPSLS